A region from the Chitinophaga sp. Cy-1792 genome encodes:
- a CDS encoding PqqD family protein — protein sequence MGYTDKKIHISENTIVREMGTGVVILNLNTERFYELNEIGKRFWELIAENNGYMAAVEILQNEYEVSTERLQDDLTRLIDDLSKAALVEVR from the coding sequence GTGGGCTACACTGATAAAAAAATACATATTTCCGAGAACACAATCGTTCGGGAGATGGGCACTGGCGTTGTTATTTTAAATTTAAACACAGAGCGCTTTTATGAGCTCAATGAAATAGGTAAGCGCTTTTGGGAGTTAATAGCTGAAAATAATGGGTATATGGCTGCGGTAGAAATATTGCAGAACGAATATGAGGTGAGTACAGAAAGGCTCCAGGATGATCTCACCCGTTTAATTGATGACCTCAGTAAAGCTGCGTTAGTTGAAGTACGATGA
- a CDS encoding lasso peptide biosynthesis B2 protein produces MKYDEQTLLHLTKSLKSYDRMVFRSRMLVMLTEMCLIVTSLKTTEKLLSRFSGKTPTPDAKEAFIILDRYQTAFNLLKQSDGLKGRCLSQSLVMRLLLKRKGIYTDLKIGITQVNGKFDAHAWLEKGGVLINDHPSVIANYLVLPENRKHIRIN; encoded by the coding sequence TTGAAGTACGATGAACAGACATTGCTCCATCTGACAAAATCTCTAAAATCTTACGATCGTATGGTTTTCAGATCCCGTATGCTTGTTATGCTTACGGAGATGTGTTTAATAGTTACAAGTTTAAAAACGACTGAAAAGTTATTGTCACGTTTTTCAGGGAAGACCCCAACACCTGATGCAAAAGAAGCCTTCATTATCCTGGATAGATACCAAACTGCGTTTAACCTGCTAAAGCAATCTGATGGCTTAAAAGGGCGCTGTTTGTCACAGTCGCTTGTTATGCGGCTGCTATTAAAGCGAAAAGGGATTTACACCGATTTAAAAATTGGTATTACCCAGGTCAACGGGAAATTTGATGCACATGCCTGGCTGGAAAAAGGCGGTGTACTGATAAACGATCATCCATCTGTCATAGCCAATTATTTAGTTTTACCAGAAAACAGAAAACACATTCGCATAAATTAA
- a CDS encoding asparagine synthetase B: MSGFIGILTHQLDDKDVSLLDVAASAFTATCNDYSGAWCSERAGLRFGWLKTTADTENEYLPFTLDGNLRIIGDVRLDNRAALIQQLALHGATVSTSTPDAYLVLHAFQLWGEDCLQHISGDFAFAIWNEQTEYLFAARDHFGLIPFYYTQFDEKFLFTNFYLSLKYIPQLVSELDDNVLNDYLVKGVNRSFDQTIYKKIKKLPPAHQLSYNKGSVSIRRYWEVPAAFEPIRYASASEYTSQFFELFQQSVKDRTRTDKVACTLSGGMDSSAITATAKKILAEKYGDNHTLIAYNISYQQLVTENEGFFSKLTATHLNIPVRHYIGDDFISNIAAPLTSWLPEPAGVPDATAESSIISDAEGFSRVLLNGFGGDPMFGSQQHFKRTHFLSRLLKIYTSSLLKIRKKAKDLIIKDKKAALPAWYEEDLHNYKENSVCPHSIVAMLENPYWAWVFESSHPGFTGNKIKIRQPFFSLDLFLYVAAVPQDLLYKKTLLRMAMIPLLPEAVVQRPKTPLFGNPHMQTIKATEIQNILKQSIAESGDFLKGKINTDLLLNEINNTTISPSPAVVNLLQLLSWNNYRYNNPLL, from the coding sequence ATGAGTGGATTTATCGGTATATTGACGCATCAGCTGGACGATAAAGACGTTTCACTGTTAGATGTTGCTGCTTCCGCTTTTACTGCCACCTGCAACGATTATTCGGGTGCATGGTGCAGTGAAAGGGCTGGTTTGCGCTTTGGCTGGCTTAAAACTACCGCTGATACCGAAAACGAATATCTTCCTTTTACTTTAGACGGAAATCTCCGGATTATTGGAGATGTAAGATTAGATAATCGTGCGGCGCTGATACAGCAACTAGCCTTGCATGGCGCTACTGTCAGCACTTCCACACCTGATGCATATCTAGTTTTACATGCATTTCAGCTATGGGGGGAAGACTGTCTGCAACATATTTCGGGTGATTTTGCCTTTGCGATCTGGAATGAACAAACAGAGTACCTGTTTGCAGCCCGCGATCATTTTGGTCTTATTCCTTTTTATTATACTCAATTCGATGAAAAATTTCTTTTCACCAACTTTTACCTTTCATTAAAATACATTCCTCAACTGGTTTCGGAACTGGATGACAATGTCCTGAATGATTACCTGGTGAAGGGGGTAAACAGAAGTTTTGATCAAACTATTTATAAAAAAATAAAAAAACTGCCTCCGGCGCATCAGCTGAGTTACAACAAAGGGTCCGTAAGCATCCGTCGGTACTGGGAAGTGCCTGCTGCGTTTGAACCGATCAGATATGCATCTGCCAGTGAATATACCAGTCAGTTCTTTGAATTGTTTCAGCAATCAGTTAAAGATCGTACCCGTACCGATAAAGTAGCCTGTACTTTAAGTGGAGGGATGGATAGTTCTGCTATTACCGCTACGGCAAAAAAAATACTCGCTGAAAAATATGGCGATAACCATACGCTCATAGCTTATAATATCAGCTATCAACAGCTGGTTACTGAAAATGAAGGATTTTTCAGTAAGCTTACGGCTACTCATCTTAATATTCCTGTCAGGCACTATATAGGCGATGATTTTATCAGTAACATTGCGGCGCCGCTAACATCCTGGCTCCCGGAACCGGCGGGTGTCCCTGATGCTACTGCTGAATCCAGCATAATTTCAGATGCTGAAGGATTTTCACGCGTATTATTAAATGGGTTTGGCGGAGATCCCATGTTTGGAAGCCAGCAACATTTTAAGCGTACGCATTTCCTGTCACGCCTCTTAAAAATATATACCAGTAGCTTACTAAAAATCAGGAAAAAAGCAAAAGACTTAATAATAAAGGATAAAAAGGCTGCTCTGCCGGCCTGGTATGAGGAAGATTTACATAATTATAAAGAGAATAGCGTCTGTCCCCATTCGATTGTTGCGATGCTGGAAAATCCTTATTGGGCATGGGTTTTCGAGTCGTCTCATCCTGGGTTCACCGGCAATAAAATAAAGATAAGACAACCATTTTTTTCACTGGATCTTTTCCTGTATGTTGCTGCAGTGCCGCAAGACCTGCTTTACAAAAAGACTTTGCTCCGTATGGCGATGATTCCTTTGCTGCCGGAAGCTGTAGTACAGCGGCCTAAAACGCCTTTATTTGGAAATCCTCATATGCAAACTATAAAAGCAACTGAAATACAAAATATCCTAAAACAAAGCATAGCTGAATCAGGAGATTTTCTAAAAGGGAAGATTAATACAGACCTATTGTTGAATGAAATAAATAATACAACTATTTCTCCTTCTCCTGCAGTAGTGAATTTACTGCAGTTACTATCGTGGAATAATTATCGTTACAATAATCCATTACTTTAA